The following are encoded together in the Triticum dicoccoides isolate Atlit2015 ecotype Zavitan chromosome 6B, WEW_v2.0, whole genome shotgun sequence genome:
- the LOC119323787 gene encoding guanine nucleotide-binding protein subunit gamma 2-like isoform X2 — translation MRGEANGGDRRPRDEEGEEEEEPPQQQEEERAARPSSGQQQQQPAAAGAATTTTRSVGYVGKHRLSAAIQRLDQELQSLQDELNELETMEPASAACREVITSTEGKPDPLLPITSSPENSSWDRWFQRVRSSRSNKWWQSKGSDFA, via the exons ATGAGGGGGGAGGCCAACGGAGGGGACCGGCGGCCGCGggacgaggagggggaggaggaggaggagccgccgcagcagcaggaggaggagaGGGCGGCGAGGCCGTCTtccgggcagcagcagcagcagccggctGCGGCGGGGGCGgccacgacgacgacgaggagcgtgGGGTACGTGGGGAAGCACCGCCTCTCCGCCGCCATCCAGCGCCTCGACCAGGAGCTCCAGTCACTCCAG GATGAATTGAATGAGCTTGAAACCATGGAACCTGCATCTGCGGCATGCCGGGA GGTGATCACAAGTACTGAAGGAAAGCCTGACCCGCTTCTTCCAAT CACAAGTAGCCCGGAGAACTCTTCCTGGGACAGGTGGTTCCAGCGCGTGCGAAGCTCCCGCAGCAACAAATGGTGGCAATCCAAAGGCTCCGATTTTGCCTAG
- the LOC119323787 gene encoding guanine nucleotide-binding protein subunit gamma 2-like isoform X1 encodes MRGEANGGDRRPRDEEGEEEEEPPQQQEEERAARPSSGQQQQQPAAAGAATTTTRSVGYVGKHRLSAAIQRLDQELQSLQDELNELETMEPASAACREVITSTEGKPDPLLPIVTPSHFCSTSSPENSSWDRWFQRVRSSRSNKWWQSKGSDFA; translated from the exons ATGAGGGGGGAGGCCAACGGAGGGGACCGGCGGCCGCGggacgaggagggggaggaggaggaggagccgccgcagcagcaggaggaggagaGGGCGGCGAGGCCGTCTtccgggcagcagcagcagcagccggctGCGGCGGGGGCGgccacgacgacgacgaggagcgtgGGGTACGTGGGGAAGCACCGCCTCTCCGCCGCCATCCAGCGCCTCGACCAGGAGCTCCAGTCACTCCAG GATGAATTGAATGAGCTTGAAACCATGGAACCTGCATCTGCGGCATGCCGGGA GGTGATCACAAGTACTGAAGGAAAGCCTGACCCGCTTCTTCCAAT TGTAACACCGTCACATTTTTGCAGCACAAGTAGCCCGGAGAACTCTTCCTGGGACAGGTGGTTCCAGCGCGTGCGAAGCTCCCGCAGCAACAAATGGTGGCAATCCAAAGGCTCCGATTTTGCCTAG